One part of the Nocardioides zeae genome encodes these proteins:
- a CDS encoding mycothiol transferase, whose translation MTPAQLLEDAYDRVLENALAAVDGLTEEQLATRPGPDANSVAWLVWHLTRVQDDHVADVAGTAQVWTTQGYAARLALPLEESDTGYGHTSEQVAAVRASAEDLAAYLRATHAASVAYLRTVGADDLDRVVDERWDPPVTLGVRLVSVADDGAQHAGQAGYVRGLLGP comes from the coding sequence GTGACCCCCGCCCAGCTGCTCGAGGACGCCTACGACCGCGTGCTCGAGAACGCCCTCGCGGCCGTCGACGGCCTCACCGAGGAGCAGCTCGCCACCCGGCCCGGCCCCGACGCGAACTCCGTCGCGTGGCTCGTCTGGCACCTCACCCGCGTGCAGGACGACCACGTCGCCGACGTCGCGGGCACGGCGCAGGTGTGGACGACGCAGGGGTACGCCGCGCGTCTCGCCCTCCCGCTGGAGGAGTCCGACACCGGCTACGGGCACACGTCCGAGCAGGTCGCCGCCGTCCGGGCGAGCGCCGAGGACCTGGCGGCGTACCTGCGGGCGACCCACGCCGCCAGCGTGGCCTACCTGCGCACGGTCGGCGCCGACGACCTCGACCGCGTCGTCGACGAGCGGTGGGACCCGCCCGTCACCCTCGGGGTGCGGCTCGTCAGCGTCGCGGACGACGGCGCGCAGCACGCCGGCCAGGCGGGCTACGTCCGCGGTCTCCTGGGTCCCTGA
- a CDS encoding Glu/Leu/Phe/Val family dehydrogenase: protein MSTTPSASPSTDVFELAAGHEQVVFANDPATGLRAIVAVHSTALGPGLGGTRFHPYASTADALRDVLDLSRGMSYKAALAGLDLGGGKAVIIGDPRRDKSEALLRAYGRFVQSLGGRYLTACDVGTYSVDMDHVARECDYVTGRTVAHGGAGDSSVLTAYGVFQGMRAAAQRLWGEPTLAGRTVGVAGVGKVGRHLVGLLREDGADVVVTDVYAPAVAGVLADHPAGVRAVGSTEELVREDLDVYAPCALGGALDDETIGVLKARVVCGAANNQLPRPDSADRVADAGILYAPDYCVNAGGLIQVADEREGFSFERAKQRASGIFDTTAAVFDLAEKDQVTPAVAADRLAEQRMRDVGRLRGIWLGA from the coding sequence ATGAGCACCACCCCCTCCGCGAGCCCCTCGACCGACGTGTTCGAGCTCGCCGCCGGCCACGAGCAGGTCGTGTTCGCCAACGACCCCGCGACGGGTCTCCGCGCGATCGTCGCGGTGCACTCCACCGCGCTCGGCCCGGGCCTCGGCGGCACCCGCTTCCACCCCTACGCCTCGACCGCGGACGCGCTGCGCGACGTGCTCGACCTGTCGCGCGGGATGTCCTACAAGGCGGCGCTGGCCGGCCTCGACCTCGGTGGCGGCAAGGCGGTCATCATCGGCGACCCCCGTCGCGACAAGTCGGAGGCGCTGCTGCGGGCCTACGGACGCTTCGTGCAGTCGCTCGGCGGCCGCTACCTCACCGCCTGCGACGTGGGCACCTACTCGGTCGACATGGACCACGTCGCTCGCGAGTGCGACTACGTCACCGGCCGCACCGTCGCCCACGGCGGCGCCGGCGACAGCTCGGTGCTGACGGCCTACGGCGTGTTCCAGGGGATGCGGGCCGCCGCCCAGCGGCTCTGGGGCGAGCCCACGCTGGCGGGCCGCACCGTCGGCGTCGCGGGCGTCGGCAAGGTCGGGCGCCACCTCGTCGGCCTGCTGCGGGAGGACGGCGCCGACGTCGTCGTCACCGACGTCTACGCGCCCGCCGTGGCGGGCGTCCTCGCGGACCACCCCGCCGGCGTACGCGCGGTCGGGTCCACCGAGGAGCTCGTGCGGGAGGACCTCGACGTCTACGCGCCGTGCGCCCTGGGCGGCGCGCTCGACGACGAGACCATCGGCGTGCTCAAGGCGCGCGTCGTCTGCGGCGCCGCGAACAACCAGCTCCCCCGGCCCGACTCGGCCGACCGCGTCGCCGATGCCGGCATCCTCTACGCGCCCGACTACTGCGTGAACGCCGGTGGGCTCATCCAGGTCGCCGACGAGCGCGAGGGCTTCTCCTTCGAGCGCGCGAAGCAGCGGGCGTCGGGGATCTTCGACACCACGGCAGCGGTGTTCGACCTGGCCGAGAAGGACCAGGTCACCCCGGCCGTCGCCGCCGACCGGCTCGCGGAGCAGCGGATGCGCGACGTCGGTCGCCTGCGCGGCATCTGGCTCGGCGCCTGA
- a CDS encoding dihydrofolate reductase family protein, which yields MLLDRRNPAHDGATEVSDDQLATLYAPPAGRDWLRVNMVSTVDGAATGDSERSDSIHTPADNRVFGVIRSLADVVVVGAGTAAAETYQAGELPLVLVSRRGQVPEQLRDAEPGAVLLATCATADGLDEARGMLGDDNVLVLGSHSVDLSELRQRLVEQGFVRLLAEGGPHLLRDLLASGVADELCATYVPRIVGGDRPRITAGPPVDAALDLQLLLEEDSTLLGRWDVVR from the coding sequence GTGCTGCTCGACCGACGCAACCCGGCCCACGACGGCGCGACCGAGGTGTCGGACGACCAGCTGGCGACGCTCTACGCGCCGCCGGCCGGACGGGACTGGCTGCGGGTCAACATGGTGAGCACCGTCGACGGGGCGGCGACCGGCGACTCGGAGCGCTCCGACTCGATCCACACCCCCGCCGACAACCGGGTCTTCGGCGTGATCCGCTCGCTCGCGGACGTCGTGGTCGTGGGTGCGGGCACGGCGGCCGCGGAGACCTACCAGGCGGGGGAGCTGCCGCTCGTGCTCGTGAGCCGCCGGGGCCAGGTGCCGGAGCAGCTGCGGGACGCCGAGCCCGGCGCGGTGCTGCTGGCGACCTGTGCCACCGCGGACGGCCTGGACGAGGCGCGCGGGATGCTTGGCGACGACAACGTGCTCGTGCTCGGGTCCCACAGCGTCGACCTGTCCGAGCTGCGCCAGCGGCTCGTCGAGCAGGGCTTCGTGCGGTTGCTCGCCGAGGGCGGCCCCCACCTTCTGCGCGACCTGCTGGCCAGCGGGGTCGCGGACGAGCTGTGCGCGACGTACGTGCCGCGGATCGTCGGCGGCGACCGGCCGCGGATCACCGCGGGCCCGCCGGTCGACGCGGCGCTCGACCTGCAGCTGCTGCTCGAGGAGGACAGCACGCTGCTGGGGCGCTGGGACGTCGTGCGCTGA
- a CDS encoding DUF3073 domain-containing protein → MGRGRAKAKQAKVARDLKYRTHDTDLGALARELHGGSDDDDTTESDDFGDWADYRPPRD, encoded by the coding sequence ATGGGGCGCGGCCGAGCAAAGGCCAAGCAGGCGAAGGTCGCACGCGACCTGAAGTACCGCACGCACGACACCGATCTCGGTGCTCTCGCGCGGGAGCTGCATGGCGGTAGCGACGACGACGACACGACCGAGTCGGATGACTTCGGCGACTGGGCCGACTACCGCCCACCTCGTGATTGA
- a CDS encoding GatB/YqeY domain-containing protein has translation MSTLKDRLRADLTTAMKAREQLRASTLRMVLTAVTNAEVSGKEQRELDDADVLGILEKEAKKRREAATAFAEGGRAESAEKERAEAEVIAAYLPEGLSDAEIEAIVTAAIEQTGAAGEGMRAMGKVMGVVQPQVKGRADGAAVAAEVRRQLG, from the coding sequence ATGAGCACCCTGAAGGACCGTCTCCGCGCCGACCTCACCACCGCCATGAAGGCCCGCGAGCAGCTGCGCGCCTCGACGCTGCGGATGGTGCTGACCGCCGTCACCAACGCGGAGGTCTCCGGCAAGGAGCAGCGGGAGCTCGACGACGCCGACGTGCTCGGGATCCTCGAGAAGGAGGCGAAGAAGCGTCGCGAGGCGGCGACCGCCTTCGCCGAGGGCGGTCGCGCCGAGAGCGCGGAGAAGGAGCGGGCCGAGGCGGAGGTCATCGCGGCCTACCTGCCCGAGGGGCTGAGCGACGCCGAGATCGAGGCGATCGTCACGGCCGCGATCGAGCAGACCGGCGCCGCCGGCGAGGGGATGCGTGCCATGGGCAAGGTCATGGGAGTGGTCCAGCCGCAGGTCAAGGGCCGTGCCGACGGTGCCGCGGTCGCGGCCGAGGTGCGTCGCCAGCTGGGCTGA
- a CDS encoding zinc finger domain-containing protein: MLRRCIRAAIRQGGVHTGEVIPHRRADGHCPRCGAAMVRGEVGGRTTWWCPVDQT; the protein is encoded by the coding sequence GTGCTCCGCCGCTGCATCCGCGCCGCGATCCGCCAGGGTGGCGTGCACACCGGCGAGGTCATCCCCCACCGCCGGGCCGACGGCCACTGCCCCCGTTGCGGCGCCGCCATGGTGCGGGGCGAGGTCGGCGGCCGCACCACCTGGTGGTGCCCGGTCGACCAGACCTAG
- a CDS encoding MOSC domain-containing protein: MPIVVALHVAPAHRAPMVPVTSVEAVAGRGLVGDRFFGARHRHVTVQTADDLASAGRRLGRDVPAPRTRRNVTLDHGPLPTAPGARLRLAGLDLEVVRVAAPCRIMDDELGPGGKIALIRRGGVVCRLLDSGVVRLGDVCDLEPPNEDRLF, from the coding sequence ATGCCGATCGTCGTCGCCCTCCACGTCGCGCCGGCCCACCGGGCGCCGATGGTGCCGGTCACGTCGGTCGAGGCCGTCGCCGGACGGGGCCTCGTCGGCGACCGCTTCTTCGGCGCCCGGCACCGGCACGTGACGGTGCAGACCGCGGACGACCTGGCGAGCGCCGGGCGGCGGCTGGGCCGCGACGTACCGGCTCCGCGCACGCGACGGAACGTCACCCTCGACCACGGCCCGCTCCCGACGGCCCCCGGCGCACGCCTGCGTCTCGCCGGGCTCGACCTGGAGGTCGTCCGCGTGGCCGCGCCGTGCCGGATCATGGACGACGAGCTCGGGCCGGGCGGCAAGATCGCGCTCATCCGCCGCGGCGGGGTCGTGTGCCGGCTGCTCGACTCGGGGGTCGTGCGCCTCGGCGACGTCTGCGACCTGGAGCCGCCGAACGAGGACCGGCTGTTCTGA
- a CDS encoding SLC13 family permease, producing the protein MTSTQDRPSGGRTDVDAAFLDTATYRSLGEQKLSPREERFEKGRRTAGLALAPLVAVVFWLLPTGLEGDQHLLAAVLLGVIVLWVTEPVPIPIGGFIGIGAIVVLGVATADEALAPFGSSTVFTFIGAFILAQAMLKHGVARRFAIFVLSLPGVGRSTFRVILAFGAITALLSAFVSNTATVAMLMPTAIGILTVIAKLLQDRGTVAADFDPLRLRVGAALMLMLAYGASVGGLLTPVGSPPNLIGRGLIEEATGERISFLDWMVMAAPICALMFVALAVVILLLNRPETRDLEGVEEYVRAERAQLGKLSVAERNTLVAFAVTVTLWILPGVVAVVAGTDSSTYTTVSDRLDEGVVAILGAALLFLLPTRWADREFTLRWSDAAGIDWGTVVLFGTGIIFGSLLESSGLAETLGNGASDRLGLTSTFLITVFSVTLAIVVSETTSNTAAAAVVVPILIPIAIAADVNPFVPALAATFGASFGFMLPVSTPQNAIVYGSGTVPITRMIRTGISFDVLGAVLIVLLLPVMVGLLGLG; encoded by the coding sequence ATGACCTCCACGCAGGACCGTCCCTCGGGCGGTAGGACCGACGTCGACGCGGCCTTCCTCGACACCGCGACCTACCGCAGCCTGGGCGAGCAGAAGCTGTCGCCGCGCGAGGAGCGGTTCGAGAAGGGCCGTCGCACCGCGGGCCTCGCGCTGGCCCCGCTGGTCGCGGTGGTCTTCTGGCTCCTCCCGACCGGGCTGGAGGGCGACCAGCACCTGCTCGCGGCGGTGCTCCTCGGCGTCATCGTGCTCTGGGTGACGGAGCCCGTCCCCATCCCCATCGGCGGCTTCATCGGGATCGGCGCGATCGTCGTGCTCGGCGTCGCCACGGCCGACGAGGCGCTGGCGCCCTTCGGTTCCTCCACCGTCTTCACCTTCATCGGCGCCTTCATCCTGGCGCAGGCGATGCTCAAGCACGGTGTCGCACGCCGGTTCGCGATCTTCGTGCTCAGCCTGCCCGGCGTCGGCCGCTCGACCTTCCGCGTGATCCTCGCCTTCGGCGCGATCACCGCCCTCCTCTCGGCCTTCGTCTCCAACACGGCGACGGTCGCGATGCTCATGCCGACCGCGATCGGCATCCTCACGGTGATCGCGAAGCTGCTGCAGGACCGCGGCACCGTGGCCGCCGACTTCGATCCGCTCCGGCTGCGGGTGGGGGCCGCGCTCATGCTCATGCTCGCCTACGGCGCGAGCGTCGGCGGGCTCCTGACCCCGGTGGGCTCGCCCCCCAACCTCATCGGCCGCGGCCTCATCGAGGAGGCCACCGGCGAGCGCATCTCGTTCCTCGACTGGATGGTGATGGCGGCGCCCATCTGCGCGCTCATGTTCGTCGCGCTCGCCGTCGTCATCCTCCTGCTCAACCGGCCGGAGACGCGCGACCTGGAGGGTGTCGAGGAGTACGTGCGGGCCGAGCGGGCCCAGCTGGGGAAGCTGTCGGTGGCCGAGCGCAACACCCTCGTCGCGTTCGCGGTGACCGTGACGCTGTGGATCCTCCCGGGCGTCGTGGCGGTCGTCGCCGGCACGGACTCGAGCACCTACACGACGGTCAGCGACCGCCTCGACGAGGGTGTCGTCGCGATCCTCGGCGCCGCCCTGCTGTTCCTGCTGCCCACCCGCTGGGCGGACCGGGAGTTCACCCTGCGCTGGAGCGACGCGGCCGGCATCGACTGGGGCACGGTCGTGCTCTTCGGCACCGGCATCATCTTCGGCAGCCTGCTGGAGTCGTCCGGGCTGGCGGAGACGCTGGGCAACGGTGCCTCCGACCGGCTGGGCCTCACGAGCACGTTCCTCATCACGGTGTTCTCGGTGACGTTGGCGATCGTCGTGTCGGAGACGACGAGCAACACCGCGGCCGCTGCGGTGGTCGTGCCGATCCTCATCCCCATCGCGATCGCGGCGGACGTCAACCCGTTCGTGCCTGCGCTGGCGGCGACCTTCGGTGCGTCCTTCGGGTTCATGCTGCCGGTCTCGACCCCGCAGAACGCCATCGTCTACGGCTCGGGGACCGTGCCCATCACGCGCATGATCCGCACCGGCATCTCCTTCGACGTGCTGGGCGCGGTGCTCATCGTGCTGCTGCTGCCGGTGATGGTGGGCCTGCTCGGGCTGGGCTGA
- a CDS encoding DUF4184 family protein gives MPITVAHPALVLPLTRLTARLGVPLTPLVVGTMVPDVPLFAGEHAAYGVTHSPLGVALYAPLATTVVVLLWFAVVRDALVGLAPALVRRRLDPHVSLPLRAWAWVPVAGALGAVTHVAWDSFTHPGRWGWETIPWLSAQQGPLPGGKWLQYGSGVVGMALVAGAAVLWLRSRPTRAVPPRVTGVPLLELAVGAAALVALVTAVDRVPQGLHAVAFDGVVRGLVALVVALLVASAAWHVLRLAART, from the coding sequence GTGCCCATCACCGTCGCCCACCCGGCGCTCGTGCTGCCGCTGACGCGGCTCACCGCCCGCCTGGGCGTGCCGCTGACGCCCCTCGTCGTGGGCACGATGGTGCCCGACGTGCCGCTCTTCGCGGGCGAGCACGCGGCGTACGGGGTGACGCACTCGCCGCTGGGCGTCGCGCTCTACGCGCCGCTCGCGACGACCGTCGTGGTGCTCCTCTGGTTCGCGGTCGTGCGCGACGCCCTCGTCGGCCTCGCCCCGGCCCTGGTGCGCCGCCGCCTCGACCCCCACGTCTCCCTGCCGCTCCGGGCGTGGGCGTGGGTGCCGGTCGCGGGGGCGCTCGGCGCCGTCACCCACGTCGCGTGGGACTCGTTCACGCACCCCGGCCGGTGGGGCTGGGAGACGATCCCGTGGCTGTCGGCGCAGCAGGGGCCGCTGCCGGGGGGCAAGTGGCTGCAGTACGGCTCGGGCGTCGTCGGGATGGCCCTGGTGGCCGGTGCGGCGGTGCTCTGGTTGCGGTCGCGGCCCACCCGCGCCGTACCCCCGCGGGTGACCGGGGTCCCCCTCCTCGAGCTCGCCGTCGGTGCGGCGGCCCTCGTCGCCCTGGTGACCGCGGTCGACCGGGTGCCGCAGGGACTGCACGCCGTCGCGTTCGACGGGGTCGTGCGGGGGCTGGTGGCGCTCGTGGTCGCGCTGCTGGTGGCGTCCGCGGCGTGGCACGTGCTGCGCCTCGCCGCCCGCACCTGA
- a CDS encoding metallophosphoesterase, which produces MSPTAFPRHPSRPSDSGRLARRVGRDAARLVAGGAVAGAATVAYAAWEARRYTLREVDLPILPPGTPPLRALHLSDVHLVPTQARKIAWLRDLASLRPDLVIDTGDNLAHPDAVPALLDALGGLLDVPGVHVLGSNDYFAPSRRNPLRYLAPDDGQRNTHTPELPWRTLKAELARAGWRDLTNRRDVLDVRGVRLVLGGLDDPHLGYDDLGAIAGPARTGLGADADVALGVVHAPYLRVLDQMARDGYDAVIAGHTHGGQVCLPFVGALTTNCDLEPARAKGLHRHPADSAPGDPGSSWLHVSAGLGTAPSMRVRTFCRPEATLLTLTPTTA; this is translated from the coding sequence GTGTCGCCCACCGCATTCCCCCGCCACCCGTCCCGCCCCTCCGACTCCGGGCGGCTCGCGCGACGGGTCGGCCGCGACGCCGCGCGCCTCGTCGCCGGCGGAGCGGTGGCCGGTGCGGCGACCGTGGCGTACGCCGCGTGGGAGGCCCGCCGCTACACCCTGCGCGAGGTGGACCTGCCGATCCTCCCGCCGGGCACGCCGCCCCTGCGGGCGCTGCACCTCTCCGACGTCCACCTCGTGCCGACGCAGGCCCGGAAGATCGCGTGGCTGCGGGACCTCGCCAGCCTGCGGCCCGACCTGGTGATCGACACCGGTGACAACCTGGCGCACCCCGACGCCGTACCGGCCCTCCTCGACGCGCTCGGCGGGCTCCTCGACGTGCCAGGGGTGCACGTGCTCGGGTCCAACGACTACTTCGCGCCGTCGCGCCGCAACCCGCTGCGCTACCTCGCGCCCGACGACGGCCAGCGCAACACCCACACGCCCGAGCTGCCCTGGCGCACCCTCAAGGCGGAGCTCGCCCGCGCCGGGTGGCGCGACCTCACCAACCGGCGCGACGTCCTCGACGTGCGCGGTGTGCGACTCGTGCTCGGGGGCCTCGACGACCCGCACCTCGGGTACGACGACCTCGGCGCCATCGCCGGTCCCGCCCGCACCGGGCTCGGCGCGGACGCCGACGTCGCGCTGGGGGTCGTGCACGCGCCGTACCTCCGGGTGCTCGACCAGATGGCCCGGGACGGGTACGACGCGGTGATCGCCGGCCACACCCACGGGGGCCAGGTGTGCCTGCCGTTCGTCGGCGCGCTCACCACCAACTGCGACCTCGAGCCCGCACGGGCGAAGGGGCTGCACCGGCACCCCGCCGACTCCGCGCCGGGCGACCCGGGGTCGAGCTGGCTGCACGTGTCGGCGGGCCTCGGCACGGCGCCGTCCATGCGGGTGCGCACCTTCTGCCGGCCGGAGGCGACCCTCCTGACGCTGACGCCGACGACCGCCTGA
- a CDS encoding SCO7613 C-terminal domain-containing membrane protein — translation MLFADRTCCPDCRSALVAGRDECPRCAIRLTGEVAWQLFATLERADRLVLRLRAEARSRAAAPVAAPVTVPVSAPATAPAPRTTPMTAGLAAYPRPAGAVPTPAAGAAPQRGMLESGVPKLLLGLGAACLLVGALVFLAVAWVLMGVEGRTAVLVGTTVGAGALTAVLARRGLPAASEALAAVTSGLTLLACVGADAAGWLGNPPDGVLPAQVGAVLGALGAALALGARRTPLGRLLTGEVVVVLGAVLVAIGTTIAAPTAELGLVIGTLLLGALALVAQLGGFRLLPPLAAGCAGLAWLALAGAGLGRAVTDVSVTALWGRAEVWPLLAAVLLALAAAAVPLLPRPLRATALGAGGATLAPALLLPLHDVSLDAGVVGWSLLLLLVAAAAPLVPAGWRAALTGPGAIAVLVPLVALVDVLGRATDAALTPRGDLRLTGAATLLTHPWLALLAAAALTAALGAVLDQHAPASRGDRGGVLRSTAFLASVAGLLAATGVAVTATYAVPLALVVAELLVAAVAAAALATPAALRHHRQAATTGAGAALVAALGAVVVATPSAGLQALALVVLVGIAGGAAALLRSGLGTLALTLLAPASALLVVDLGRVTAQPTEPVLAVALAVVGLLLVAVARPANELAAAVVAAVLTSAVAAGADPLTWLAVHLTVAGTAAAVAALVRPTRRPLAWVGGALLVVASWVRLADTGITVAEAYTLPAALVLLTVGVVALLRDPRRRTTPMLLSGLALALGPSTLLALDEPATLRGLLVALASLALVLGGASLRWSAPLVAGSVAGALLLLRALAPYAAELPPYVVMIAAGALLVTVGVTWEDRLASLRRGRRYVARLR, via the coding sequence ATGCTCTTCGCCGACCGCACCTGCTGCCCCGACTGCCGTTCCGCGCTCGTCGCCGGGCGCGACGAGTGCCCCCGCTGCGCGATCCGCCTCACCGGCGAGGTCGCCTGGCAGCTGTTCGCCACGCTCGAGCGGGCCGACCGGCTGGTCCTCCGCCTCCGCGCCGAGGCCCGCTCCCGCGCGGCGGCTCCCGTCGCGGCTCCCGTCACCGTTCCCGTCAGTGCTCCGGCCACCGCTCCCGCCCCGCGTACGACGCCGATGACGGCCGGGCTCGCGGCGTACCCGCGCCCGGCGGGTGCGGTCCCGACGCCCGCGGCGGGCGCCGCGCCGCAGCGGGGCATGCTCGAGTCGGGCGTGCCGAAGCTGCTGCTGGGGCTCGGCGCCGCCTGCCTCCTCGTGGGGGCACTGGTGTTCCTCGCGGTGGCGTGGGTGCTCATGGGCGTCGAGGGGCGCACAGCGGTGCTCGTCGGGACCACGGTGGGCGCCGGCGCGCTCACCGCCGTCCTGGCCCGCCGCGGGCTGCCGGCAGCGAGCGAGGCGCTGGCCGCGGTCACCTCCGGCCTCACCCTCCTGGCGTGCGTCGGCGCGGATGCCGCCGGCTGGCTCGGCAACCCCCCGGACGGCGTGCTGCCGGCCCAGGTCGGCGCGGTGCTGGGAGCGCTGGGGGCGGCGCTGGCGCTCGGCGCGCGGCGTACGCCGCTGGGTCGCCTCCTCACCGGCGAGGTGGTCGTGGTGCTGGGGGCGGTGCTCGTGGCCATCGGCACCACGATCGCCGCGCCCACCGCGGAGCTCGGCCTCGTCATCGGGACGCTCCTCCTCGGCGCGCTCGCCCTGGTCGCGCAGCTCGGCGGGTTCCGCCTCCTGCCGCCGCTGGCCGCCGGCTGCGCCGGACTCGCCTGGCTGGCGCTCGCCGGTGCCGGTCTCGGGCGGGCCGTCACCGACGTCTCCGTGACCGCGCTCTGGGGTCGCGCCGAGGTGTGGCCGTTGCTCGCCGCCGTCCTCCTCGCCCTCGCCGCGGCAGCCGTCCCGCTCCTCCCCCGCCCCCTCCGGGCGACGGCACTCGGCGCCGGTGGCGCCACCCTCGCCCCCGCCCTCCTGCTGCCGCTCCACGACGTCTCGCTCGACGCCGGCGTCGTCGGCTGGTCGCTCCTGCTGCTGCTCGTCGCGGCGGCCGCTCCGCTCGTCCCGGCCGGCTGGCGGGCGGCCCTCACCGGCCCGGGCGCCATCGCCGTCCTCGTCCCCCTCGTCGCCCTCGTCGACGTGCTGGGCCGGGCCACCGACGCCGCCCTGACCCCGCGGGGCGACCTCCGCCTCACCGGCGCCGCGACCCTCCTGACCCACCCGTGGCTGGCCCTCCTCGCCGCCGCGGCCCTGACCGCCGCCCTCGGGGCGGTGCTCGACCAGCACGCCCCCGCGTCACGCGGGGACCGCGGGGGCGTGCTGCGGTCGACGGCCTTCCTCGCGTCGGTCGCCGGCCTCCTCGCGGCGACCGGGGTGGCGGTGACGGCGACCTACGCCGTGCCGCTCGCCCTGGTCGTCGCCGAGCTCCTCGTCGCGGCGGTGGCCGCGGCCGCGCTCGCCACCCCGGCCGCACTGCGTCACCACCGGCAGGCCGCGACGACCGGCGCTGGCGCCGCCCTCGTGGCCGCGCTCGGCGCGGTCGTCGTCGCGACCCCCAGCGCGGGGCTCCAGGCCCTCGCCCTCGTCGTGCTGGTCGGCATCGCCGGCGGTGCCGCCGCCCTGCTCCGCAGCGGCCTCGGCACCCTCGCCCTCACGCTCCTCGCCCCGGCCTCCGCCCTCCTGGTGGTGGACCTGGGCCGCGTCACCGCCCAGCCCACCGAGCCGGTGCTGGCGGTCGCCCTCGCCGTGGTCGGCCTGCTGCTCGTCGCCGTCGCCCGACCCGCCAACGAGCTGGCCGCCGCCGTCGTGGCCGCGGTGCTGACGTCCGCGGTCGCGGCCGGCGCCGACCCGCTGACCTGGCTGGCCGTGCACCTCACCGTCGCGGGGACCGCGGCCGCCGTCGCGGCCCTCGTGCGGCCGACGCGGCGCCCTCTCGCCTGGGTCGGCGGGGCGCTGCTCGTGGTCGCCTCGTGGGTGCGGCTCGCCGACACGGGCATCACCGTCGCCGAGGCCTACACCCTGCCGGCGGCCCTCGTGCTCCTGACGGTCGGCGTCGTGGCCCTGCTGCGCGACCCGCGCCGACGGACCACCCCGATGCTCCTCAGCGGACTGGCCCTGGCGCTCGGTCCGAGCACCCTGCTGGCGCTCGACGAGCCGGCCACGCTGCGTGGCCTGCTGGTGGCGCTCGCCAGCCTGGCCCTGGTGCTCGGCGGGGCGTCGCTCCGCTGGAGCGCTCCCCTCGTGGCCGGCTCCGTCGCCGGCGCCCTCCTCCTGCTGCGCGCGCTCGCGCCGTACGCCGCGGAGCTGCCGCCGTACGTCGTGATGATCGCCGCCGGGGCGCTGCTCGTGACGGTCGGCGTGACGTGGGAGGACCGGTTGGCCTCGCTGCGTCGCGGGCGGCGGTACGTCGCACGCCTGCGGTGA
- a CDS encoding prephenate dehydratase: MTTRRIAYQGEPGANSHIVCQRHYPELEAVPCASFEEVFATVERGDADLAMIPIDNTLAGRVADIHHFLPTTNLHIVAEHFLRIQFHLMAVPGATTETIRTVHSHVHALGQCRRIIAGNGWRPVISGDTAGAAREVAESGDTTQAAIAPPLAAEIYGLEVLAADVEDEDHNTTRFVVLSPEPQRAPAGNGPVVTSFVFHVRNLPAALYKALGGFATNGVNMTKLESYMVGGHFTATQFLAEVDGHPDDVGLARALEELQFFTHEVKILGVYPADPHRREG; encoded by the coding sequence GTGACAACTCGACGGATCGCGTACCAGGGAGAGCCCGGCGCGAACTCCCACATCGTCTGCCAGCGCCACTACCCCGAGCTCGAGGCCGTGCCCTGCGCCTCGTTCGAGGAGGTGTTCGCGACCGTCGAGCGCGGTGACGCCGACCTGGCGATGATCCCGATCGACAACACGCTGGCGGGTCGCGTCGCCGACATCCACCACTTCCTGCCGACGACGAACCTCCACATCGTGGCGGAGCACTTCCTCCGCATCCAGTTCCACCTCATGGCCGTGCCCGGCGCGACGACGGAGACGATCCGCACGGTGCACAGCCACGTGCACGCGCTGGGCCAGTGCCGCCGCATCATCGCCGGCAACGGCTGGCGTCCGGTCATCTCCGGCGACACCGCGGGCGCCGCGCGCGAGGTCGCCGAGTCGGGGGACACCACGCAGGCCGCCATCGCGCCACCGCTGGCCGCGGAGATCTACGGCCTCGAGGTGCTGGCCGCGGACGTCGAGGACGAGGACCACAACACGACGCGGTTCGTCGTGCTCTCCCCGGAGCCGCAGCGCGCGCCGGCGGGCAACGGTCCCGTCGTCACCAGCTTCGTCTTCCACGTCCGCAACCTCCCGGCGGCGCTCTACAAGGCGCTGGGCGGGTTCGCCACCAACGGCGTCAACATGACGAAGCTCGAGTCCTACATGGTGGGCGGCCACTTCACCGCGACCCAGTTCCTCGCCGAGGTCGACGGCCACCCCGACGACGTCGGCCTCGCCCGCGCGCTCGAGGAGCTGCAGTTCTTCACGCACGAGGTGAAGATCCTCGGCGTCTACCCGGCCGACCCGCACCGCCGGGAGGGGTGA